A portion of the Corynebacterium jeikeium genome contains these proteins:
- a CDS encoding iron ABC transporter permease has translation MQVSHGNLATTQGSGDAVRGEQEVSPDRVMVQSTFHWYQRAARKKWVIIALITVVLALTSLADFLLGGGSMPASEVLHTLTHPVGARPIDHQIVFDIRLPMTVTAVLVGATLAAAGSQMQTILGNPLAEPYTLGVSAAAGFGAALAVVTGFASEGIGAVLGMAGTAWVFAMLACAAILLFSRFRGPGVEGMILLGIAIVFFFDALLALMQYLASETQLEQVVFWTMGSLTRSNWTQIALLAVIFVMGLLFFYLNAWSLTAFRMGDDRAKALGVDVDRLRALTLIVVSFMAATAVSMAGTIGFIGLVGPHVARLLVGEDQRYFLTASTLVGALLLVAASAVSKVIQPGVILPVGIITAIVGVPVFVAIIAGQRRKMWVG, from the coding sequence ATGCAAGTTTCGCACGGAAACCTGGCAACAACGCAGGGGAGCGGAGACGCCGTTCGCGGGGAGCAGGAAGTCAGCCCTGATAGAGTAATGGTGCAGTCAACTTTTCACTGGTATCAGCGCGCAGCACGGAAGAAGTGGGTGATAATCGCTCTGATTACTGTGGTGTTGGCTTTGACATCGCTTGCTGACTTTCTACTCGGTGGCGGTAGCATGCCTGCCAGCGAAGTTTTGCATACATTGACCCATCCGGTTGGTGCGCGACCCATTGACCACCAGATTGTTTTCGACATTCGGCTTCCGATGACCGTGACTGCAGTGCTCGTCGGAGCGACGCTGGCAGCGGCGGGCTCACAAATGCAGACAATTCTGGGAAATCCCCTGGCCGAGCCGTACACCCTGGGCGTGTCAGCGGCGGCCGGATTCGGTGCTGCCCTGGCTGTGGTCACCGGCTTCGCTTCTGAGGGAATCGGTGCGGTGCTGGGGATGGCCGGGACTGCGTGGGTGTTCGCGATGCTGGCCTGCGCTGCGATTCTGCTCTTTTCCCGATTTCGTGGCCCAGGAGTCGAGGGGATGATTCTCCTCGGTATCGCGATTGTATTCTTTTTCGACGCTCTACTGGCCCTGATGCAATACCTGGCCTCGGAGACGCAGTTGGAACAGGTTGTGTTCTGGACGATGGGTAGTCTCACCCGCTCGAACTGGACGCAGATTGCGTTGCTCGCGGTGATATTCGTGATGGGGCTACTCTTCTTTTACCTCAATGCCTGGTCGCTGACTGCATTCCGGATGGGCGATGACCGCGCAAAAGCCCTTGGCGTAGACGTTGATCGACTGCGTGCGCTGACCCTTATCGTGGTGTCCTTTATGGCGGCAACCGCTGTGTCGATGGCCGGTACGATTGGATTTATCGGTCTCGTCGGCCCACACGTTGCGCGCTTATTGGTAGGCGAAGATCAACGTTATTTTCTTACTGCTTCGACTTTGGTAGGGGCGCTGCTTCTGGTTGCGGCATCGGCAGTGTCGAAGGTGATTCAACCGGGTGTAATTCTTCCCGTAGGCATTATTACCGCAATTGTAGGAGTGCCCGTATTTGTCGCGATTATCGCTGGCCAGAGGAGGAAAATGTGGGTTGGCTAA